One segment of Desulfuromonas sp. DNA contains the following:
- a CDS encoding DUF445 family protein, translated as MAAIEIYLPYLIPPVLGALIGYVTNYIAIRMLFRPLRAWRLLGVRVPLTPGIIPSKRGELARRMGEMVGSHLFTSEDVGQALAREGFRRELKGAVSEKLGQFVDRDLGPLESLVPAEFRNRFRDLVDYLRWRAVKVVFDYLESEEFETRFRDYLRQWGDELLSRDLQSFLDPQRYDRLRGHMDEKISSFLGSEGVGRAVGRFVDGKTEAWVSSRRTLRELLPADLVEVILAQLEKEIPPLLEKLGGMLYDPDFRTRLVKKGKEGIEGFLDSLGGLSGLLAGFINMDKVYERIPEFLDKAGDEIARWLREEKTQEQVAALLRERIDGLLDRSLGDYLEKVPYEKVAGVRRFVRRRAVETVQSRRAAESVLALAEGGMDRLKDRPFASLLERALPEGGLERSRQALVDRLLGVLRSPGARRALEAVLAEKLEQWLFRQSLGKLSARVPGDLREELEEGLYRQLAELLKKEVPPLVETLNVRRMVEEKVNSLDLLQVEGLLMGVMKEQFKYINLFGGLLGFLIGLLNVGALVLLAGG; from the coding sequence ATGGCTGCAATCGAAATCTACCTTCCCTATCTGATCCCGCCGGTCCTCGGCGCCCTTATCGGTTATGTGACCAACTACATCGCCATTCGCATGCTGTTTCGGCCGCTGCGGGCCTGGCGGCTTCTCGGGGTGCGCGTTCCCCTGACGCCGGGGATCATTCCCTCCAAGCGGGGGGAGCTCGCCCGAAGGATGGGGGAGATGGTCGGAAGCCACTTGTTCACCTCCGAGGATGTTGGCCAGGCACTGGCCAGGGAGGGCTTTCGCCGCGAACTCAAGGGGGCGGTGAGCGAGAAACTGGGTCAGTTCGTCGATCGCGATCTCGGCCCTCTCGAATCCCTGGTGCCGGCCGAGTTCCGGAATCGTTTCCGAGACCTGGTCGATTACCTGCGCTGGCGGGCGGTGAAGGTCGTTTTCGACTACCTGGAGAGCGAGGAGTTCGAGACCCGTTTCCGCGACTACCTGCGGCAGTGGGGCGACGAGCTGCTGAGCCGGGACCTGCAGAGCTTTCTCGACCCCCAGCGCTACGACCGGCTGCGGGGGCACATGGACGAGAAGATCTCTTCTTTTCTCGGTTCCGAGGGGGTCGGCCGGGCCGTCGGCCGGTTCGTCGACGGCAAGACCGAGGCCTGGGTCAGTTCGCGGCGCACTCTGCGGGAACTGCTCCCCGCAGACCTGGTCGAGGTGATTCTCGCCCAGCTGGAGAAGGAAATACCGCCCCTGCTCGAGAAACTGGGGGGGATGCTCTACGACCCCGATTTCCGGACACGCCTGGTCAAGAAGGGCAAGGAGGGGATCGAGGGCTTCCTCGACTCCCTCGGCGGTCTCTCCGGCCTGCTCGCCGGCTTCATCAACATGGACAAGGTCTACGAGCGCATTCCCGAGTTCCTGGACAAGGCCGGCGACGAGATCGCCCGCTGGCTGCGCGAGGAAAAGACTCAGGAACAGGTGGCGGCCCTGCTGCGGGAGCGCATCGACGGTCTGCTCGACCGCTCCCTGGGCGACTACCTGGAGAAGGTGCCCTACGAAAAGGTGGCGGGGGTTCGGCGTTTCGTCCGCAGGCGGGCGGTGGAGACGGTTCAGAGCCGGCGCGCAGCCGAATCGGTCCTGGCCCTGGCCGAGGGAGGGATGGACCGACTCAAGGACCGCCCTTTCGCATCGCTGCTCGAAAGGGCCCTTCCCGAGGGGGGGCTGGAGCGGAGTCGCCAGGCTCTGGTCGACCGGCTTCTGGGTGTGCTGCGCTCTCCCGGGGCGCGGCGGGCCCTCGAGGCGGTGCTGGCCGAAAAGCTGGAGCAGTGGCTTTTCCGTCAATCCCTCGGCAAGCTCTCGGCCCGGGTCCCCGGAGATCTGCGGGAGGAACTGGAGGAGGGCCTCTACCGGCAGCTGGCCGAACTGCTGAAGAAAGAGGTTCCCCCCTTGGTGGAAACCCTCAACGTGCGGCGCATGGTCGAGGAGAAGGTCAATTCCCTCGATCTGCTTCAGGTCGAGGGACTGCTCATGGGGGTGATGAAGGAGCAGTTCAAGTACATCAACCTGTTCGGCGGCCTGCTCGGCTTTCTCATCGGCCTGCTCAACGTGGGGGCCCTCGTCTTGCTGGCGGGGGGCTGA